The Brachypodium distachyon strain Bd21 chromosome 4, Brachypodium_distachyon_v3.0, whole genome shotgun sequence nucleotide sequence ccaaaccctagccccgtCCCCAATGGCGAGCCACCAAACCGGTGCCCCTTCTTCCCctaccgcctcctcctcctccaagaagaagaagaagcaccgCAAGGCCGTCGACGTCACCGTGGACGCCCCTTCTTCCCCTACCGCctcctccaagaagaagaagaagcaccgCAAGGCCACCGACGTCACCGTAGACGCCCCTTCTTCCCCTACTGCAGCctcctccaagaagaagaagaagcgcaaGGCCATCGACGTCACCGTAGACgcctccttcgccgccgccgccgccgcccccgtcgtcGGCTACTTCCCCACGGGCTACGACCCTCTCGCTGCCGCCGAGCCCCCACGCGCGCGGCTGTTCCGCCACGAAAAGCACTCTAACCGCGTCGATCTCGTGGTGAGCGCCCCCGGTGGAGGGCTCGACTTCGTTGGCCGGAGCTACGCCGGCGAGACCGCCGCGCCGCATCTCTGCGGCTATGCCCTCGGCGTTCTCGACAAGGCCTCCGGCACCCTCAAGGTCGTCCCCATAGCTGCCAACAAGGTAAGGCGTCTCCATCGAATGGCACCAGAGTTTCAATCTTCTTCACTGTTATCGTGCCCAGTTGGCGTGAAATGGTCTGGTCACATGATACTGAAGCAAATCTAGTCGTTCTATGGACCAACTCTTGCTTAAGAAACTAGCATAATTACTCAAAGAAGCGAGAGATGCGCTATGTTATCAGCATTTTTCTTCTGGGCACTGGAATTGCAAAACTGCAATTGGTGTATGGATTACACGCTTAAAACAAAAATTGCTGCAACTGATTAAGATTTTATTGCAGCAGATTTCCAGCTGTTAGCTACTGTTGCTGGAGAGATGGTCTCTGAACTTTTGCAAGGGGACTTCCTTTGTAAAACCATTATAATTATTTACATTTTATCCTTAAAAGTGAAACCATTATAATGATTTACATTTTATCCTTAAAAAAATGATAGTAGCTGATAGTTACTTGTCTTCttatccgcaaaaaaaaagttacttgTGTTCTAATAACATCTTTTATAGGATATATAACGTTGGTCTGAAAGTTTTTATTTCCAAACAGATTTTGAGGCTAGAGCCACATTTTGAAGAGCAGAAACCGGCGCATTCAGAGCAgtcagcagcagaagcaggcTCATCTGTAGCAAATACTGAAGTGAAGAGACAGCAACTTACCGAGGCTTATGGAACCCAGAAAGACAAAGTCAAGGTGTGTTTCTGTCATACTGCCCTGCTGTTTTACTGTGTTTAGCGATGtatattttttcaaatttcatttcattttgtgAGCTTGAACTTTGAAGTTGGTAAAGCTCGTAGAACATAAAGGGGTATGAATGAAGaggctccttttttttgtaatgAAGGAACAAAGTGTAAGATGAACTGTCATGAAGCTAATCTACTTTTTAGCACATAGATAAACTTGGTTTTCCTCTGTCTTAAGTGTGagaattttatttatttagtgAATTTAAGTCAAAATACACTTATATGGAGTCGTTACATTTCCATTTTACATAGGTCAGAATCATTTTTATGATGTTACAGGGCTACTTTTTCTCCAATCTTGATAGCATAACAAAATGATACTCTCATATGCTTATCACTTGTAAGTTTTGGATACAGTCATGGTTCGGTTCAACTGAAGCTCTGTATTCTTGTAGGATAATAAGTGGAAGTCATTAAAGGAAGAAACAAATGATCCTGATGCTTATTTAGGCCTTGAGCTTGGAGATTCCAAGACCACTGCAGATGCCACTGACAGTCAGGCATCAGTAACTGTTCGCAACATTCCACCTTATGATCCTGCTGCAGATACATCAGAAAAGGCATATCTTTTTGATGAGATCATTCCAAAGAATATACGGCCACACCTCTTAGAAATTGTGGGACATTTTGAATCAGGAGAAATTAGTTCAAAAGGCTATGGGAGTTTTGTTTCAAATCGTGTGAATAAGTTGCAGCACCTTAAGGTAAATACATATGATCTTCTAtgtgtattttatttatatCTGGTGCTCACAATTCTTCATCTGTTTCAATCACAACATGCTCATAGTAGTATCGAGCTTCTTAAGAGAAGTAAATTTCTAGACTAAAGTAAATTTTATTCTAGACGAAACAGGGATGATGAAATGAAGGTCTGATATAAGTGGAGGGATTCTAttagggcatcttcaacaacAAGCTGTTACTAATTTCTATTTTAtggtttctctctcttttttcttttttttattcacttCTCTTTCCTAATGGACCCACACGTCATCCTCCTTTTGTTCTTGGTTCCCGCGTAGATGCTGTTACTTCTGCAAGTAACAGGTactattctttttttcctaTCTCTCCGCCACATATGACTAGTACCTGCTTAGTATCAaccattggagatgcccttaatTAGCTCTGATATTGTGGTGCTTTAAGGAAGCTTCATCTGTTTCAATCACTACATGCGCTCAGTAGATCAAGCTTCTTAAGAGAAGTAACTTTTATTCTAGACTAAAGTAAATTTTATTCTAGATGAAACAGGAGTGATGAAAGGAAAGTCTGATATAAGTGGAAGGGTGCTATTAGTTAGCTCTGATATTGCACTCCTCTAAGGAACGATTAGTTTTTTGAATTGGCCTGTCTAGAACAGATCTTTATTCATTAGGCGGTTTACTTGTGATGTGGGGCACACATTCTTGCTGCTGTCATTTTTGAATGGCAGACATCAGGATGCTATGATGCCATGTAGAATGTCACTACTTTCCatcttttcccctttttgaTAAGTACAAACCTGTGCTGCCAAAATGATGCAAAACCACTTTGTGCCTAGTGTCATACTAAAGTCAGTTGGTGCTTTTCTGGAGTTGTGAATTTGTGATCTAATGTCAGTAGCTTTTGTCGTTTCAGGGTGAAGGTAAGGAGAGGCTTGCTTGGATACTGTCCTACATCACGTATCTCCTGTCTTTGTTGGCACGGAACAGCGCCATGTCCAAGCGCGACAGAAAGGAAAACCTTAGTCATGGACCCACGATCCCACCGAACGTGCACCGTAACCTGCTGCTGATGTTTACGGAGCCAGGGTCTTCTGCCTTGTCGACAGAGAAACACGAGCTTCTGATCAATTACATTTTGGTACTCACACTTTATGCTGACAACTTCACATCCTCCCCTGCGGACATATGTGAGGACCTGAAAATGACCCGGGAGATGCTTAAACCCTATTATCTCCAGCTGGGATGCAAGTATGGTTCAGCAGGTGCCTTTAAACCCTCAGTGATAACACTTCCAGCCCCCCTCAAGTTTCCCCAAGAACCCACAAGGAAAAGGGGAAGACAACGTAGGAGATGATTGGTTGTGACAAGGAAGGCTGTTCCAAGATATGGTGGCCGGAAGTGCATCACTACTGTCGAAATTATGCGCCCTGGGCACAGTTTTTGTGATGTACTCAAGATGtttttttctccattttcACTCGGAAGTTGCtatcagaagaaaaaagaagcataTTACTTGTGTATTGAGCTATTTGCTTGCCTACCGAGATATTATTTTGATGCTACCTTCTTTGATTAGCATCTATTCATCTGTTCCTTACTGTATAAGGCTTTTTGGCAAACTGGTAATGTGCTGTATTGGAGTGCTCCAGTTCTATAATACAGCTCATATTTGTGCACTTGAACCTCGTTAGCAGGAGCCAATAGAACAATGAGTTGTATTAGGCAAttaacaataaaaaaaatgagctATATAAGATAATACAAAATACATGCTTCCCAGGAGATCTctacctaataataaaagcaaTAGTGTTTCTGTCGTTGGTTTTCATCCCAGCAATTTTTcgttttggtcttttttttcaaaaatcaaTGCACAGTCTAATTTGAGGATGAAACTGGGCTTTTTTTGTAAAACCCGTGGCCATCggtcccctcctcctcctctggtgGCTGCCggccccatctcctcctccgcttgATTCCTCCGTGGCCGCCTTACCCTACTCACgtgcccggcgccgccgaccccctccacctcccgaggcgcccgcccgcccccctcctcctcccgtggCCGATGgtcccatctcctcctcctctaccccAAGGACGACACCATCCTGATCCACCCATCATTGGCGCCAACCTACGTAGCTGCTGACGACGCCGCTGCCCTCCCCCGTGTGGACGTGGTGAGATCGAGGAGATCACGGGGAGACAAGCAgcagagaagaggaggatgatgatgatttagGTGGTGAGAGGCACACGTGGGATTGTGCAGCCTCTGAACCACCGCGTCGTCCACCCCGCTCGCCACTGTGCTCCGACAGCGACACGGATTGTGAGAGGCGGTCGTGGAAGTGAAGGAGGGGTGTCGCTGATTTCGCTAGGCAGGAGTGCTCCGTTTGCTTGGAGCCGCTCGAGAACGATCTCGCGGCGTGGCTAGGGAAGGGAGCATTCGGGCAGTCCTCTGCACCGCTGCCGGACAAATGAGGTCATCCACTCTTCCATGAGGGCCAAGACAAATTCATGGCGTAGTTCGGTCTCAACATCGCCTCCTGGTGAACACCGCCACCCGGGTACTGCTCACTGGCGCTCGTCGTCTCCCCCGTCATCCTCCAATTGAAACATAGTtgcaaaaaatagaaaaaaataatatgccTGATAAGGAGCTAAAAAAGGTTGGGCAAGTCAATTAAGAAGGCGATGATCCTCAAAGTCGAGGAGGTTGTATacttttttcttgcttttgtGTTTTATGATTCGCATAAAGAAATTTCAGTGAAGTACAATTTGGCAT carries:
- the LOC100835360 gene encoding DNA-directed RNA polymerase I subunit rpa49, which translates into the protein MTSQTLAPSPMASHQTGAPSSPTASSSSKKKKKHRKAVDVTVDAPSSPTASSKKKKKHRKATDVTVDAPSSPTAASSKKKKKRKAIDVTVDASFAAAAAAPVVGYFPTGYDPLAAAEPPRARLFRHEKHSNRVDLVVSAPGGGLDFVGRSYAGETAAPHLCGYALGVLDKASGTLKVVPIAANKILRLEPHFEEQKPAHSEQSAAEAGSSVANTEVKRQQLTEAYGTQKDKVKDNKWKSLKEETNDPDAYLGLELGDSKTTADATDSQASVTVRNIPPYDPAADTSEKAYLFDEIIPKNIRPHLLEIVGHFESGEISSKGYGSFVSNRVNKLQHLKGEGKERLAWILSYITYLLSLLARNSAMSKRDRKENLSHGPTIPPNVHRNLLLMFTEPGSSALSTEKHELLINYILVLTLYADNFTSSPADICEDLKMTREMLKPYYLQLGCKYGSAGAFKPSVITLPAPLKFPQEPTRKRGRQRRR